The window CACAGGTCTGATCGAGGAACCTCCGTCAGTATTCAAGATAGTGGAGCGCAGCCCGGAAGAGATGAGTTACGGGGAATTGAGGCGCTATATAAGCCGCCTGCAGAGAAACGGGCACGACATCACCCGGTATCTTGTCGACCTGGACAATAAAGTCGCCTTTCCCTTCATCAACGTCATCATGGTGCTCACAGCATTCTCGGTGGGCCTGCGCTATTCCAAGACGAAGCAGATCTCGAAGGGAATATTTGCGGGAATCTCGGTGGGGATGCTCTACTGGTTCTTTCATTCGGTTTCACTCTCCCTGGGCTACTCGGAAATATTTCCACCGCTTTTCGCTGCATGGTTTGCAAATCTGTTCTTCTTTTCTCTCGGCACGGTGGGTGTGCTGACGCTGCGGACGTAGAGCGATCTTTCCCCCTTCGGGGAACTCTCGCCGCTCCCATCTGTTCCGCCCCCTCGGAGGTGCGTGATGATTGTTGAACGATTTGAAGTTACCTCGGGAGATCACATGGTAGCAGGGATTCTCTCACTGCCTGGGGACGCAGGACGGTTTCCCTGTGCAGTACTCTCCCATGGATTGGTCAGTTCAAAGGAGAGTTCGAAATATATCTATCTTTCGGAACGCTTCACCGCTGCGGGTATAGCGGCCTGCCGTTTCGATTATCATGGTTGCGGCGAGAGCGGTGGCAACATTACCCAAACGACGCTTACCATCCGCGTTCGGGATCTTGAATCAGTACTCGATCACCTTGCGCGCCACACATCCGTAGACCCAGATAGAATAGGAATCCTGGGCAGCAGCTTCGGAGGCTCGACAGCGCTGGTTGAGGCCGCCAAGAACCAAAAGATACGCTGCGTGGCGCTATGGGCCACACCCTACATGCTAGAAAACAAGGAGGACGAGAGCATCTCGGATATACATTTTGAGTCTTCGATCTTTGAAGATTTTTCGACATACGATCTTCTTGGAGAAGCGCGAAAGATTTCCCGTGCAATAGTGGTCCACGGAGAATTGGATGAGGTAGTGTCATGCGCCGAAGGAAAGGCTATTTATGACAATGTCAGGGAGCCCAAGAAGCTCATCGTCATCAAAGGAGCCGACCATACCTTCACAGACCTGGCCCACCGAGACAAGGCTGCAGAACTGAGCCTGGTGTGGTTCAAACGCTACCTCCGATAGAATTAGGAAGACGGAGCTTATTTAAGACAAAGCCCCAGAGACCGTTACGTCCCACAGCCGCCGTCGCAGCTTCCGCCAGTAGTGCAGGAAGAGGTACCGTCCGGACAACCTGGCATATTAGAGATTATATGGACAGCTTCCGCACCTGCATTGACGACCGTAATATGAAGCGCCGCAACCGTTGTAGCAGCTACCAGAACTGGGAGAATTCCCGCCCCAACAGTCGCAGGCGCCATCGCTGACGCAACTCCCACCGCAGCACTGGCCACCACTTTGGTTCGCGCAACCTCCACTAGTCACTAGTGCAGCATTGGGTAGCATTACCGCCTGATTTGCAGTCGCCGCCGTACGATCCATACCCGCCGCAATCTCCTAAGGCTTTTCGTCCTCCGCCGAATTCGACGAGCATCGGGGATTCGTAGGTGAATGATTTCGACGCTGTGCATCCCTCCGCCGCAAGAGAGCATGCCTCAATTTCCAATGCGGCGCGCGCGGCATCACAAGGACGTTCTGGACCATCTCCCTGCAATCCGCAGAGCCCCTCGGCAGACATTGCATTAAGAAACGCGTCGACTTCGCCGGCGAGATTCTCAGATATGCGGCATGCATGACGCCGCAAGATCCCAACCATCTCGTCGATCGTGAGCTCTCCGTCGAGGAGCTTCCACAAGAAAACACCGGTGGGGTTCAGACCAAAACCTCGGCCCGTGTCCGGGTCAAACAGGATGGCCCAATCGTCAAACTCCTCCCTGAGAATGACAAAAGAATTCCGCACCGGCTTTTGACCGCGGCGAGACATGAGCCACTTCGTGTAAAGCACATACCACTTCCGCAGGGCTGCGCTCTTTCGTCTGGCCTTGTTTGAGGTCTTGCCTTACGACTTGTCTTTTCCCGGATCCCTGTGGTTTACGAATTTGCTCTTGATGATATCGGCGATGACGTGGCTCAATCCTATACCC of the Syntrophorhabdales bacterium genome contains:
- a CDS encoding alpha/beta hydrolase, with product MIVERFEVTSGDHMVAGILSLPGDAGRFPCAVLSHGLVSSKESSKYIYLSERFTAAGIAACRFDYHGCGESGGNITQTTLTIRVRDLESVLDHLARHTSVDPDRIGILGSSFGGSTALVEAAKNQKIRCVALWATPYMLENKEDESISDIHFESSIFEDFSTYDLLGEARKISRAIVVHGELDEVVSCAEGKAIYDNVREPKKLIVIKGADHTFTDLAHRDKAAELSLVWFKRYLR
- a CDS encoding PqqD family peptide modification chaperone, translating into MLYTKWLMSRRGQKPVRNSFVILREEFDDWAILFDPDTGRGFGLNPTGVFLWKLLDGELTIDEMVGILRRHACRISENLAGEVDAFLNAMSAEGLCGLQGDGPERPCDAARAALEIEACSLAAEGCTASKSFTYESPMLVEFGGGRKALGDCGGYGSYGGDCKSGGNATQCCTSD